In Phragmites australis chromosome 17, lpPhrAust1.1, whole genome shotgun sequence, the following are encoded in one genomic region:
- the LOC133896836 gene encoding uncharacterized protein LOC133896836: MSAAVCGKRASSFFEEQQLPHAATPPPSKRARFRAGGADPGLVAAIRDRFPSTSLEFIENALEKCGNNLDSAIKCLLNLHVQSAEYDVAHVYQSPIGMSTEGHVPAEGDLDDNEVAAPVESVPSAESLRSSSTQWVEILVNEMMNASDTGDAKARASRVLEVFERSVTSRIGAETLQSFQKENSVYKEQFEAVIRENTILKKAVSIQHERQKEHDERNQELQQLKQLVLQYQEQVRSLEVNNYALSMHLRQAQQGNSIPGHFHRDIF; encoded by the exons ATGTCCGCGGCGGTGTGCGGGAAACGGGCCTCCTCCTTCTTCGAGGAGCAGCAGCTCCCCCACGCCGCCACCCCTCCGCCCTCCAAGCGCGCCCGCTTCCGCGCCGGAGGCGCCGACCCCGGCCTCGTCGCCGCGATCCGTGATAGGTTCCCTTCCACGAGCCTCGAG ttTATTGAGAATGCTCTGGAAAAGTGTGGAAACAATTTGGATTCAGCAATAAAGTGCTTGCTTAATCTACACGTACAATCCGCTGAATACGATGTGGCTCATGTGTACCAATCTCCCATTGGAATGTCTACTGAGGGTCATGTGCCTGCTGAAG GTGATTTGGATGACAATGAGGTTGCTGCACCTGTAGAAAGTGTTCCTTCTGCAGAGAGCCTTCGTTCAAGTAGCACTCAGTGGGTTGAGATTCTTGTGAATGAGATGATGAACGCTTCTGACACAGGTGATGCAAAGGCTCGTGCCTCCAGAGTGCTGGAGGTTTTTGAGAGGTCCGTGACCTCTCGTATTGGTGCAGAAACACTTCAAAGTTTCCAGAAG GAAAATTCAGTTTATAAGGAACAGTTTGAAGCTGTCATTAGGGAAAACACTATTCTGAAGAAAGCTGTTTCAATACAGCATGAGCGCCAAAAGGAGCATGATGAGAGAAACCAGGAACTTCAGCAACTGAAGCAGTTGGTTCTTCAGTACCAGGAACAAGTTAGAAGCCTTGAG GTGAATAACTATGCGTTGTCGATGCACCTCAGGCAAGCTCAGCAAGGCAACTCGATTCCAGGGCACTTCCACCGGGACATTTTCTAA